The following coding sequences are from one Gossypium hirsutum isolate 1008001.06 chromosome A12, Gossypium_hirsutum_v2.1, whole genome shotgun sequence window:
- the LOC107947687 gene encoding heavy metal-associated isoprenylated plant protein 39 codes for MKKIVLKLDLHHDKSRQKGMKIASGLSGVESVAIDKDQKLTVIGDVDPVKAAMKLGKLCHTEIVSVGPAKAPEKKKEEPKKEEPKKDPPKELVLQYSYPMMSPSILSSVSGLLL; via the exons AAAATTGTGTTGAAGTTGGATTTGCATCACGACAAAAGCAGACAGAAAGGCATGAAGATAGCCTCTGGTCTTTCAG gGGTTGAGTCGGTTGCAATAGACAAGGACCAAAAATTGACAGTAATAGGAGATGTGGATCCAGTCAAGGCAGCGATGAAATTAGGCAAGTTATGCCATACTGAAATAGTTTCGGTCGGACCGGCAAAAGCGCcggagaagaagaaggaagaaccCAAGAAAGAGGAACCAAAGAAAGACCCACCAAAAGAACTTGTACTACAATACTCGTATCCAATGATGTCACCCTCCATACTATCCTCCGTTTCCGGATTATTACTGTAA